The nucleotide window GGAATGGTGAGTGCCAGGGGCGGCCCTggaggtgggcggggaggaccaccggccagggcccgagaTTCCGAAGGGcacgttttttaaaaaaaaaaacttatatatgttataatttttttaagaGCCTTCCAATATAATTAGATGAATAGCTAAGTGGTTAAGCTCCCCTATTCCAAACTTGAGATCCCAGGTTCGAGGCCTGCTTGCAATTATATTTTTTGTTGTTATAGTGGTTAAGTTCCCCTTTTCCCCTTTTGAAGGGttttttattttaaatctaaAATAGATGATATTAGAGAAATAGGAAATGTGTTTGCTACTTTCATTTTTTCCTTGTTCTATCGTGTTTTTTATTATGTGATAAACCTTATTTGGCCCGAATCGTTGAACCGACCCGCAACCCGAAACACATGGCCGTAGTATCTTTGTTTGGTCTGAGCGAACACTACGATTTCGTGAAtagttatataaaaaaactagtttacatttATAGGGCCGAAGGGTACATTTTTTCGAGCTTGAACAGGGCACACGAATTTTTAGGGCCGGCCCTGGTGAGTGCTAATGTGATATGAACAATGATTTGAGCTTGTGTGTGAATTCTTGCATCTAGATTTGGAAAGATCAAAAGTATGTTTATATGGATTCTATAGTTTATGTTCATGTTAGGTTGATGATTTAGGCCAAAGTTGTTAGCTAGCATGACCATGCTTGTGGTTCATATCAAGAACATGATGATAGTGCCAACTACTTGAAACCAAGTTAGGGTGATTAGTGTGTTTCTCATATTAGTTTTCCCTAATTTGTAGAGTTAGGAGTTTTGACAAACAAATAACTGATGATTAAAGATTAACATCAACTTAGCAAGTGAGCTTAAAAGAATAATTTTTAGGTGATTAGAATGTTAATTCATTTTTAGTTTTCCTAAGAATTATAGACTAGGAAGCCTTGATTGGGGACTTAGTCAAATTTAGAGCTTGCATCATCACAAAACCTTCCACCTTGTTGTCATATGTTTGTTAGTGGAGACTTAGTATAGGCAACCCTTTCTTAGATATTGTTCTTGTTAGAATTtttagtagtttatttatttgCATGCTAAGTTAGAAAAATAAACCCAAAcatttgaaaaggctttaaagtagcaaaagtttagtatcgagacaccgcatccacggattgatatccggttcttaccgaatagctatattaccacccgacgggtacacttgcccttttcTGTGTGTAGTTAGTTTTTAGGTGAAAACccatttttaaaactaaatttgtgtgaagaaaaacttaattaaaaatatatataattcacgcacatcaagtttttagcgccgttgccggggatgcGGTCTTCTTGAAAACGATTCGAGTTACTTATTTAGCCATTGTGAAAAGTGTACAAAGTTTTTGTCTACTTGTTTTATTTGCCTTTGCttgattatttgaaaaaaaagaaTATGATTATTTGCtagttgtttttgtttttgtatatattttgtgCATTGTGCTCCTTATTCCCTACAGGTCGTGCATGTCCTCAACCCCCGCTGCTGATATCGTTGAGCCTTCATCGGAGCCGGAGCGCGATCTTCACCGGAGACTGCGGGAGCGGTTTCGCTTGGTAGCCGAGACAATTGAGACAGACGCAGCGGACGACGAAACCTTCTACGAGGTTCGGGTAGACATGGCGGACGCGGAAGAGAATAGGATCTTGAATGAAATTGGAAAACCGTCACTCGATGGTTTGCCTGCGAGCATCAATGCACCGACAATCGACAATAACAATTTCGAGATCAAGGCTGGCACCATATCGATGTTGCAGAATGTGGTTCAGTTTTATGGCAAGGATCACGAGGATCCTAGTGTTCACATCGCGGGGTTTCTAGAGGTTTGTGCCACATTTAGGATTCGTGATGCATCACCGGATGCTATCCGCCTTCGGCTCTTTCCGTTTTCCTTACGGGATGGAGCCAAGGAGTGGCTTCTTTCACTTCCAGCTGGATCTATCACTACATGGAATTAATTAGCTGAGAAGTTCCTTCAGAAATATTTCCCTCCAGAGAAAACTGTTCGGTTGAGAACCAAGATTCTGAACTTTCGTCAGGACGAGGACGAGTCCCTTTACGAGGCATGGGAGCGGTTTAAAGAGCTTATGAGAAAGGTCCCACATCACGGGTTGCCCAAGTGGCAACAATGTCAGATCTTCTACCATGGTTTGGACAGTCAGGGACAGATGATGGTTTATACATACTTGGGTGGAGACATCGGCATGAAAAATGCCACCGAGGTATTTGAGATTCTTGAAAAGTGTGCCACGAAAAACCGGACACAACAGCCCCCGAGGGGAAAGAGTTCTCAATAGGGAGTTCATCATGTGGACGACTACACAGCCATGACAGCACGTATGGATGCCTTATCTTCGAAATTTGATCGAGTGATGGAAATGCACTCGAGAGGTTCTTCGAGTGGGGGAGCATATCAGGTAGGTGATTTTTCGACGGGAGAGATGTCACACGAGCATGTTGATTTCATGGGAAACCAATACCGTCCTTAAAACAATCCCTACAGCAATACTTATAATCCAGGGTGGAAGAATCATCCAAAGTTTAGTTGGAAGCCCGATGCTTCTAACCAGCATCCACCCGGATTTGCTCCACGTCCCACAGCTCCGACTCATGGAGCATATGGTCCACCTCGACCTCAGCAGACGCCTGCTTCTAGTGATCCTAGTGTGCATGATATGCTTAGTCAAATCTTAGCTGGTCAAAACACTCAAAAGGCTGAGAATGAGAAGCGTTTTAAGGAGTATGACAGCCATTTCACGAGGCACGAGAGTGAGTTGAGAAGCCAAAAGGCTTCCATGCAGACCATTGAGAACCAAGTTGGCCAGATTGCCAAGATGTTATCTGAGAGACAATAGGGGGGACTTCCAAGCAACACAGAGCCAAATCCAAATGCTACTGCAAAGGCCATGACGTTGAGAAGCGGCAAGACCGCTCAAGCCATCCCTCCGGCTGTTTCAGAAAAGCCAGTCGATGACGAGGAGGTTGATGAGGAGATTGAGGCTGAGTCTCCGGGTGAGGTGCAACAGAGGCGagtcccagcaagtaccgcacgacCCAAGGAGCCAGTGAGAGAGTATGTCCCTCCCATTCCATATCCGAGGAGGTTgaagaagcagaaaatggaagaACACTATGGTAAATTCCTCGAACTTTTTAAGCAACTTCATATAAATTTACCATTTGTCGAGGCACTTGCTCAAATGCCTAAGTATGCCAAGTTTCTGAAAGATATCCTATCCAACAAAAAGAAACTTGAGGAGCTTTCACAGGTGACCTTGAATGAAGAGTGTTCAGCGGTTCttcagaacaaactaccgaagaAGATGAATGATCCTGGGAGTTTCACTATCCCGTGTTTGATCGGTAGTTTGTCGGTCATCAATGCCTTGGCTGATCTTGGAGCTAGCATAAACCTCATGCCATATGCGGTTTTTGCTAAGCTAGACATGGGAGAGCCCAAGCCGACTCGTATGAGCATTCAGCTAGCCGACCGTTCAGTGAAGTACCCTCGAGAAATAGTTGAGAATATGCTGGTGAAAATCGACAAGTTTGTCTTTCCTGTCGATTTCGTGATTCTAGACATGGATGAGGACAAAAATGTTCCACTTATCTTAGGTCGCCCATTCCTGGCCACTGCGAGAGCCATGATTGATGTCTGCACTGGTAGACTTACTCTTAGGGTTGACGATGAGGAGGTGACCTTTGACATTGGGAAATCCATGCAACACTCACAAAGTCAAGATGATACACTCTACTTCATTGAGACTATCGATACGTATGTGAGTGATCATCTTCATGCTACATTCGAGGAGGATGTTGTGGACACACAGCTGCTAGGAGGGGACACTTTTGGTTCGCCCCGTGTGGACCGATTAGTTGAGGAGGTGACCTGTCTGATAGGTCACGCGTCTCCCCCGTGTCCCGAGGTTTTTGAGGTTGTGGATCGCGTTACTGAGCCTAAAGCACGCCCTTCTATTGAGGATCCACCTTCGGTTGAGCTTAAGGAGCTCCCAGATCATTTGGAGTATGCTTTCTTGAAGGGTGAGACTCATCTGCCCGTTATTATTTCTGGCAAATTGTCGAAGGAAGAGAAGGATCGATTGCTTGAAGTCCTGAAGCAGCACAAGAAGGCGATTGCTTGGAAGATTATGGATATAAAAGGGATCAATCCATCCTTTTGTACCCATAAGATCTTGATGGAGGAGAACTTTAAACCTGTAGTACAGCACCAGAGGTGTTTGAACCCCAACATGCAGGAGGTTGTGAAGAAAGAGGTTATCAAACTACTTGATGCAGGTTTGATATATCCGACCTCTGATTCACCGTGGGTTAGCCCTGTACAGgtagtcccgaagaaaggaggCATGACAGTGGTGACCAATGAGAAAAACGAGTTGATTCCTACTCGTACTGTCACCGAATggagagtttgcattgactaccgcaaactcAATGATGCCACGAGGAAGGATCATTTCCCACTGCCTTTCATTGATCAGATGTTGGAGAGGTTGTCGGGAAGGATGTACTACTGCTTCCTCGATGGTTTTTCAGGATATTTTCAGATTCCCATctctcctgaggatcaggagaagacgatattcacatgtccctatggcacattcgcctaccggcggatgccctTTGGACTGTGCAATGCCTCGGCCACATTTCAGAGGTGTATGGCGGCCATTTTTCACGACATGATCGAGGactccatggaggttttcatggatgatttttctgtGTTTGGAAGTTCTTTTGATCAGTGTCTTGGGAATCTAAAAAAGATGTTGGCTAGATGTGAAGAAGCCAACCTTGTGTTAAACTGGGAGaagtgccacttcatggtgaaggagggcattgTGCTTGGGCACAAGATTTAACAGGCGGGGCTCAAGGTCGACCGAGCCAAAGTCGAGACTATTTCAAAGCTCCCGCCTCCCACATCCGTGAAATTTATTAGGAGTTTTCTGGGTCATGCAGGTTTTTACTGGCGATTCATAAAGGACTTTTCCAAAATCGCTTTTCCCATGACTCAGCTCCTCGAGAAGGATGCCCAGTTTGTTTTCTCCGATGAGTGCCTTCGGGCATTTGAGCTGTTGAAGGAGAAGTTGGTGAATGCCCCGATCATGGTTGCTCCCGACTGGGAGCTGCCATTTGAGTTGAAGTGTGATGCGAGTGACTTCGCAGTCGGGACTGTCTTGGGTCAAAGGAGAGATAAACACTTTCACCTGATTTACTATGCGAGCAAGACCTTGAATGACGCTCAGGAGCACTACACCACGACAGAGAAAGAGCTCCTAGCTGTGGTCTTTGCCTTCGATAAGTTTCGGTCATATCTTGTCCTTTCCAAGACCATTGTGTACACGGATCATGCAACACTTCGGTATCTTTTTAGCAAGCAAGATGCTAAACCGAGACTGATATGTTGGATTTTGTTGCTGCAAGAGTTTGATATTGAAATCCGTGATAAAAAAGGGGCTGAGAAATTGGCAGCCGATCATTTGTCTCGACTTGAGCATTCCTAGAAAAAGGAAACTCGTGGGCCTAACATCAATGACAATTTCCCCCACGAGTTCCTCATGAGGATCGAGACTAGTGATGATTCCCCATGGTTTGCTGACTTTGCAAACTACTTAGCTAGTGGCATCCTGATCAAGGGGATGACCCACCAGCAGAAGCGAAAGTTCTTTGCAGATGTCAAGCATTACATCTGGGATGACCATTACTTGTTTAGGGTAGGAGCGGATAGGATGATCCGGCGATGCGTGCATGGTGACGAGGCGAGAGATATCTTACGCCACTGTCATGAAGGACCCACGGGAGGCCACCATGGAGCAAACAACACGGCGAGGAAAGTGTTTGACGCCGGATTCTTTTGGCCGACTATTTTCTGTGATGCCCATGAGTGGGTGAGGTCCtgtgatgcttgccagagggTGAGCAACATTTCTGCACGCCATGAGATGCCACAAAACGGCATccaagtttgtgaggtttttgaCGTTTGGGGGCTAGACTTCATAGGCCCCTTTCCGACCTCTTTTGGCAACCGCTACATCCTAGTCGCTGTTGATTACGTTTCAAAGTGGGCTGAAGCACAGGCTTTGCCCACTAACGATGCGAGGGTAGTGGTGAGGTTTTTGAAAAAGTTGTTTGCTCGCTTTGGTGCCCCGAAGGCATTGATTAGTGACCGTGGGACGCATTTCTGTAATGCTCAGCTTGAGAAAGCATTGTCCCGATATGGTGTGCAACATCGATTCTCTACACCGTATCATCCCAGACAAGTGGACAGGTCGAGGTTACTAATCGGGGTATCAAGCGGATTTTGGAGAAAACGGTTAATTCTAGCCGTAAGGATTGGTCCGAGAAATTGGACGATGCACTGTGGGCTTTTCGGACAGCCTACAAGACTCCTATAGGCACCACACCGTTTAAATTGGTCTACGGGAAGTCTTGTCATTTGCTTGTTGAACTCGAGCATAAAGCATACTGGGCTTTGAAGACAGTTAATCTTGACATGGCTGCTGCGGGTGAGAACAGGTTTGTGCAGATTCACGAGATTGAGGAGCTTAGGCATGATGCGTATGAAAGCTCCAAGCTAtacaaggaacgtactaagacGCTCCATGATGCCCGCTTGAAGGACAAGAAAGAATTCCGAGTGGCTGATCGTGTGTTATTGTACAATTCACGTCTCAAGTTGTTTCCTGGTAAGCTCAAATCTCGATGGTCGGGTCCCTACACTGTACGATCAGTGTTTCCTTACGGGACCTTGGAGATAGGCCATGAGGATGGCCGGTTGTTCAAAGTCAACGGGCATAGGCTAAAGGCTTTTGTTGGAGGGCCCGTTGACCCGAGTGAGGAGGTTGTTACCCTCCACCCCAAGAACAAATGAATTCGGGGTGGTGAGTCTAGCTGAAGACTCGTAAATAAACTTAGCATGTTTGTGtgtttattatttttgttattatttttgtgTGTGGTTATCTATTTATTTTCAGGTTGCGGTTCATTCTGGTCGCGAGGGATGTTAGAGCTTGTTGCTGGCTCTCAGGTATGTTAGTTCGGTTCTTTTTCTTGGTAGGAGATGCTTCGTGAGTGCCCCGGGTTCAAGGAGTTTGTCTATAAAGATGTCCATTTTCTACAccctaaaaaaaattaatttcaaAAATTCTGCACTACCTGCAAAATCTCGCACCACCAGACACCTTTTGCAAACCAATAATAGAACTTTAATAAAATCAACCACCcactcttcatcttcttcataacTCCTTCATCATCTCACTTGAACCCACTCAAAGCACTCACGAATCCTCTGCATCTCCTAGCTTCCTCCAAGAAATTCTTTCATCCCAACATCATTCCAGGTACGGATTCATCCTTTTTCTAGTTAGATTCATGTGTTTTGTTGGcatgttcttcatgttcttcatagTTAGTTTCTTTAGGTTTTTAGGGCTTGGTCTAAATCACCCGATTCAagcccgtttttagtgtttttagtgTTGATTTGAACCACAATGGACCGATTTACAAAACCCCTAAacaaaaagttgaaaaaaaaatcGGGGTTTTGGGGCTGTTTTGAGCGTTTTTCCGATCTGGGTTCCGTCACGCACGGTCGTGCCTCGTGGGAGCACTCTCGTGATCTTCAAAAACTCATAAAAACTTCATAATTTTTCCAGAAATTCAAGATGGCACGATGGTGCCATACACTGGCACGGTGGTGTTCTTCATAATGTTCTTCGGATCTTCATAAATTTTTCCAGATCTTCAAGTGGCACGAGGGTGCCAATATATGGCACGTTCGTGTTTCATGTCAAATCGCTCATCTCAGTTCCCAGTTATCGGTCCGGCACGATGGTGCCGTTGGGTGGCACGACAGTGCTTCGCAAAAATGTTGGTTCAGATCCGAGCCATTTACGGCCGAGCACGATAGTGCCGTGGGATGGCACAGTCGTGCTCCTGGGGAATAAAAACCCATACTTCATAAAATTCCCAGAAATCTTCATAAACTCACTGATTTGCAGGTCTCGCACGGTAGTGCAATATGGTGGCATGACCATGCCATAATGCTAGTCCCAAAATTTTTGCCTGTTTATTTTGGCTGTTGATTAATCTCGTCTCAATCTTGCAGATGGATCACCCGTACTTGCGGTTCCACAACAATGCTAGGGAAGGGTATTGCATCCCGAAGGTGGAGAGGTTATGGGCTAGGAGACACCTTATTGAGCCCATGAGGAGGCTACAGATGGTTGATTTGGATCTTCTCGGACAGTCCGAGAGGTTCAATGATCTGATGACTCCCCCTTAGTACCGCCTTTTTGAGATCACGGAACCTCAATACGTGGAGCTGGTTATCGAGTTTTTCGCATCCTTCCGATTCACTTTCCCATGCCCGGATATCTACGACAAAAATGTTTGTGTTAAATTCCGGTTGGGGAGGAAATGGCAGCACCAATCAATGAGTCGATTCGGAATGGTGTTGGGGTTGTACGAAGGCGATGAGATAGACTCGGAACTGTTTCATGGGAGCTTACAAGATTGGGAACCGGACACAAACAAGGAAGCTTTTTGGGAGGAGATCACTGTGCCGGGTCGGATTTGGGACCCTCGTAGAGCCAAGGCTACATGGATACTTGACCCGCTCCATAGAGTCATCGAGCGCGCCATTTTCCACGTGATCGGAGGTCGGGGTGATAGCATAGGAAACATCACCACCGGTGACCTCTTTCACCTATATTGCATCATCTCTGGTTCAAACTGCAACCTAGCGGTCATCGTTGCAGAATCGATATTTCGAGGCGTTGGTTCGACACCCACGTCACAGATTTGTGGAGGAGCCTTTGTGACTAGACTTGCCAAATTCTATCGGGTTCGGTTAGACCACCTGACCGAAGCTTGCGACTACGGCCTTCTCGATTTGCAACAGTTGAACTCGATGCATCTGACCAGGAAAGTGAACGGGATTCCGAAGCTTGTTGACCGAATGGGAAGAATTTGGGACCCGCTACCTGTAGttgaggagggtgatggtggtgatgatggtgatggtggtgatggtggcgatCATGACGTGCACATGCACGATATCCCGGTTCAGGGGCAGGCTGGGGGCGCTGGAGGAGCGGACCCCCACATGCAGATTGGACAGGTGGTTCACGGGTTTGATAGCCCGAATTGGGAAAACGTGTATGGTGGCTTTGGTGGTGGAGGTTATGAGCATGGTGGTTATGGCACTTACGGTCCTTCCGAGCCGTCATCGATGGATCTCTGGTGGCGCATGGACGGGCTGGCATTGGACCAAGAAGAAGTGAGGCGAGATGTGGGTCTCATACGCGTGGAGCAACACCGGCAGGGCAACTTTTTTGGAGGAATTGCACGAGCAGACTAGACGCAGCATGGATTGGTTGTTTGGTTCGCCGCAGCACATCGCGAACTCAATCAACCATCCATACACACAGCTGCCACCACATTTTGCGCGTAGATCCAGGTTTGATCGCAGGGACGACGCCGGTCCTTTGGGAACCAGTGGGAGGTTTTAGTCCCGCCCCCATCTCGTACTTTTTATTACTATTTCGTGTTTGAGGGGTGTGCCATTTTCCGTCGTACGTACACCCCTCCGTTGTAGGTATTAGTTTTTTATCGCTTTATTAGTGGGTTAAATGAATAAACAAAGGCAAAGGAAAAATATGGGTTGGGTAAACTTCTTATGTGTTTGATCTTGTTTGCTACATGTGCAGTGTTGGTTCAAATGAGGTGTTGGCTTAGTGGAAGGGTTGGTAGTTCATTGTGGATGCTTATAGTTGCTTCATCTTGTTCCGCTTCTAGCTTCATGTTTCAGGGGAGTTTTCGTGTTCCCGCCTTCCTTTATTTGTATTGAATTCGCAATTCTTTTGCTTATTCAATTTTTTGTTGTACATTGAGGGCGATGtacaattcaagtgtggggaggtggTCTATCGCTTGAGCTTTGTTGTTGtcaataatataaaaaaataaaaaaaataaaaaaaataaaaaaaataatactaataataataataataataataataataataaaataaaataataataataataatgcaaaGCTCTCTTTTAACAATTTTTGTGgcatataaatcaaatcaacataAGTATCTAAATAAGCACcaaaatttttgataaataaattGGATTGACACAAAAAGGGGGTTCACTCGTGTAAGAAAAAAAACCGTGAAGTAACTTGTTTTCTGTATAAAATTGAGCATGAGAAATCAAGCAATTGACCTACTTGTTTGCCTTGCATATTTACCCAATACGCCCGTCTCACGTGAGTTATTTTTGAGCCTTATAGCTTTAGAATTATTTTTGCTCATGTTTTTGCGGGCAAAGATTGAGTGAGCCGGATAACTTTTGCGATTTAGAGCTTGTGTTAGGCATGCATTTCGAGGCCACAAAGCAAGAATACAAGCATAGAAGTGATTGAGGCATTAGGAAACCCTTTTCATTTTAGCCATATTCATTCACCTCCCTACCCAAATTATTCCCCTAGTTAAACTAATTTGAGCCTTTCCCGTTCGTTTCTTGAAAACCCCAAAACATTAGCCACTTAGCCAAATTAGCCTTTTATATTTTTAACCCATTTTTGGTTGGAAGCCCGGTTCAGTTAATGATTAACTTGTAGCTTTTGTATAGTTCTTCTTAGTTGAGTAGACGTACTTAGTTCTCTCCAAAGCATaggttatttatttataaaaaaaaaaacccaaagaaATATAGTTGAAAAAGCCTTATCAAATGGCTTTGTTAGAGCgattttgtgacaaccctcactaaaccaggtatccgtacgattaaattaataattaattactgcttaattactgtgcttaactgaaattgctgatgaaccgCTACTTGACTTTATTACTtgaacatatctgcatcatactttacataccgtcactacattattttacatgcggaaccttagtgacaaagatgatgcacaaaagcacagtagcattagaacggataagctattgaacatgctgataaagccagcatcaggcagacactgcctctaagggcctatatgagccagaaatattttactacacccatagtgagtgtagggatacaagggttgtagaactgcgtctctaggaataagatataatgactggatgtgcctaaaacgtactctaagcatcaaacacagcacttttattaacatatcagcttctggctaactaataaagtgccaaaacatgaggaaaatattcctgacactttgggaaataagttgtgtcactaaaaattttatttacgacacctaaaagcttatttaagcactttaacggattactatccaaccgaacaaccggactttacccggaacataaaaatattgacattaacaatattggtctttttctgagccagttagggtccctgaataccctaacacccgctatagagcacatcacaccactaaccgagttaaccctaaatctaacttggtttaacttaaCTAATCATCAACTATCTAGTTAAAATCaaactagaacccccccccccctttaggcCGATCAGCCACCATGTAACTAGAGGGGACACCTCTAGTACAATCttgattattttaattgtttGTGCATAAAATCTAGGGGACATGTAATCCCTTGGTCCATAGCCTAAGAGAATGTCTATAAAATCAAACATTTGCACATCATGATCCACACTCCACATTCACCaacacacctctctctctcttgctcccaagctcacggccgaacaccccccttGGCACCCCatcattttcggctcttgatcctcccattccaaggttatacaagtcttacgggtcacgcataaggagtcttggagctaacggaaggcgaaggacctttctactttgcttttatccacctcttcttcgcatagattcttccctagccccgagctagaggtataacacttaaaactcatactcgaactaatctaaggtggttaataagatttgtaaccgttaaaagtcggaaacttgcgttttgagacattaaagtctactaaaaacatgaatcttgttggaTAAAGGCATAAtggttgtgtaaaagttgtagtacttgaaatttgtgattatttaggcccgatctacgttgtggtagctcggatcaccatttaacccggtttggttaagatcatggatcttgacataagcttgttttgaatggtacaagggttaaaaggtgaaactctaccacacgagaaacatgaacttgtgtaaaagtatttttacttgaaaaatagtgtttaaaactagcggatctacgtatctgcaagtggtattttcaaaagaccaagtgtcgagaaaatcatgttttctaaaagtcggataacacactaacaagcatgatttttacaaaccacaagtgtataaacacttgtgaaatgaaaagtttcgacaaaataacgatCTTTGTAAAAGGTGACGTGAagatgtaaagatggatttattctaaaaacgaggtttttacgagattaaactattttatacaaagatccacaaaatataacgggatctacactatagttttcggaaaaaaaactacaagttcatgcgattatgcaatttacatacttgtcgactagtttgatgtgtcagaaattgtttgattgaatcaagaagttgttgaaatgatttttgtaaaagaaaatgatacgcttggaagcgtggccacctccagttacaggggaaactctggcgaaatttttctaaaaatataacac belongs to Helianthus annuus cultivar XRQ/B chromosome 5, HanXRQr2.0-SUNRISE, whole genome shotgun sequence and includes:
- the LOC110943612 gene encoding uncharacterized protein LOC110943612 yields the protein MTLRSGKTAQAIPPAVSEKPVDDEEVDEEIEAESPGEVQQRRVPASTARPKEPVREYVPPIPYPRRLKKQKMEEHYGKFLELFKQLHINLPFVEALAQMPKYAKFLKDILSNKKKLEELSQVTLNEECSAVLQNKLPKKMNDPGSFTIPCLIGSLSVINALADLGASINLMPYAVFAKLDMGEPKPTRMSIQLADRSVKYPREIVENMLVKIDKFVFPVDFVILDMDEDKNVPLILGRPFLATARAMIDVCTGRLTLRVDDEEVTFDIGKSMQHSQSQDDTLYFIETIDTYVSDHLHATFEEDVVDTQLLGGDTFGSPRVDRLVEEVTCLIGHASPPCPEVFEVVDRVTEPKARPSIEDPPSVELKELPDHLEYAFLKGETHLPVIISGKLSKEEKDRLLEVLKQHKKAIAWKIMDIKGINPSFCTHKILMEENFKPVVQHQRCLNPNMQEVVKKEVIKLLDAGLIYPTSDSPWVSPVQVVPKKGGMTVVTNEKNELIPTRTVTEWRVCIDYRKLNDATRKDHFPLPFIDQMLERLSGRMYYCFLDGFYWRFIKDFSKIAFPMTQLLEKDAQFVFSDECLRAFELLKEKLVNAPIMVAPDWELPFELKCDASDFAVGTVLGQRRDKHFHLIYYASKTLNDAQEHYTTTEKELLAVVFAFDKFRSYLVLSKTIVYTDHATLRYLFSKQDAKPRLICWILLLQEFDIEIRDKKGAEKLAADHLSRLEHS